TCACAAAGCATAACTATGAaatattaaaatcaatatttatATACCAGatacagttcatagaatcataaaatatcagggttggaagggacctcaagaggtcatctagtccaaccccctgctcaaagcagggccaattcccaactaaatcatctcagccagggctttgtcaagcctgaccttaaaaacctcttaggaaggagattccaccacctccctaggtaactcattccagtgcttcaccaccctcctagcgaaAAAGTTTtacttaatatccaacctaaacttcccccactgcaacttgagaccatgattccttgttctgtcatctgctgccactgagaacagtctagatccatcctctttggaaccccctttcagatagttgaaagcagctatcaaatccccccacattcttctcttctgcagactaaacaatcccagttccctcagcctctcctcataagtcatgtgctccagccccctaatcatttttgttgccctctgttggactctttccaatttttccacatccttcttgtagtatggggcccaaaactggacacagtactccagatgaggcctcaccaatgtcgaatagtggggaatgatcacatccctcgatctgctggcaatgcctctccttatacagcccaaaatgccattagccttcttggcaacaagggcacactgttgactcatatccagtttctcgtccactgtaactcctaggtccttttctgcagaactgcttcctagccattcagtccctaggctgtagcagtgcatgggattcttccatcctaagtgcaggactctgcacttgtccttgttgaacctcattagattaCTTCTCAGAgctgtaacaaggaatttttgtgcccaagGCAAGGGCCGACTCcaggctctttggtggcaattcggtggcgggtccctgagtcggagggaaggacctgccgccgaattgctgccgctgcttcattcattcttcggtggcaattcagcagcaggtccctgcgCCCCTCTGCTTTGCGCAcccaaggcaagtgcctcactcactCGCCCTTGTTATGGCActctttcttttggcccaatcctctaatttatctaggtccctctgtatcctatccctacccttcagcgtatctaccactcctcccagtttagtgtcatctgcaaacttgctgagactgcagtccatgccatcctccagatcattaataaagatattgaacaataccagccccaggaccaacccttggggcactctgcttgataccagctgccaactagacatggagccattgatcactacccattgagcccggtgatctagccagctttctatccactttatagttcattcatccagcccatacttctttaacttgctggaaagaatactgtggaagaccgtatcaaaagctttgctaaagtcaaggaataacatatccACTTCTTTCcgctcatccacagagccagttatctcatcatagaaggcaattaggttagtcaggcatgacttgcccttggtgaatccatgctgactgttcctgatcactttcctctcctctaagtgcttcagattccttgaggacctgctccatgatttttccagggactgaggtgaggctggctggcctgtaattccccggatccttctccttcccttttttaaagatgggcactacattagcctttttccagtcatctggcacctcccccaattgccatgagttttcaaagataatgaccaatggctctacaatcacatccgccaactcctttagcaccctcggatgcagcacatccggccccatggacttgtgctcgtccagcttttctaaatagtcctaaaccacttctttctccacagagggctggtcacctactccccatgctgtgctgcccagtgcagtagtctggaagctgaccttgttcgtgaagacagaggcaaaaaaagcattgagtacattagcttttcccacatcctctgtcaccaggttgcctccctcattcactAAGGGCCCCaaactttccttgactttcttcttgttgctaacatacgtgaagaaacccttcttgacTTGTTACTtgtaacatcccttgctagctgcaactccaagtgtgatttggccttcctgatttcactcctgcatgcctgagcaatatttttatactcctccctggtcatttgtccaatcttcctcttcttgtaagcttcttttttgtgtttaagatcagcaaggattttactgttaagccaagctggtcgcctgccaaaTTTACTATTCTTCTAcatatcgggatggtttgttcctgcaacctcaataaggattctttaaaatacagccagttctcCTGGGCTCcttttccccgtcatgttattctcccaggggattcCACCCATCAATTCCCTGAGGGAGTTCATATTAGGAAACGTAGGCATTGTCAGATACAGTTCTATTTATTTAGATAGGCTTATCCTTGGTTGTTCTTTGTGCACCTTGTGTTTACTGTCTCATTGGGTCTCTCATTTTTAGTTCTAACTGGGAAGGAGTTATTTTGTGTGATTGGCTTGATGGCTGGGGGGTTTGTCTTTTTGGCACATTCTCTGATAAAGGTTAGCTGTATGTTGACAAGCATATTAAGTTAAAAAGAGAAAATACTATATGTTGTTTCTCATTTCCCCTAATTTCTGTCTACATATACatgaaatataataataatagtcaTAGTTAATATTTAGCCTGGTAAGTTCTTTAttctttgcatttattttattgTGCTGTGCTGTCTGTTCACCTTTACAttttagtaaataaaataaatgttaacgTCATTAGGGAAAGAGGATTTTCAAACCCTGATATAATTATGACTAATATAAGCATTAGTAAAATGCCTCACTTCTGAGCAAAGGGGTGAAACATTTTCATTCCTTGTGCCAAATGTGTCTTAAtttgtcctttctcctcctcGCAGCGTTTCATCCCTAGGTGTAATCTTCTGCTTATATTCAGGCACTCGTTTTGATTCTTGTACATGGAAATATGGGCGATTTGGAAACGTTTAGTACTTAAAAGTCAGGTTTCCTTATTACTTACTTTCCTTTCTGCTGTGTTTTTGGCAAGAAATGGGTTAACAAGAAGAGCATGTCCTTTAGGGGGTGGTGTAGGACTGTTCCATTTATCCTGGAGGGAGGACAGAGAACTTGGAGCAGAAATTATCTATATTGTACTATTTTAAAGCAAAATGCTAAATTACCAAACGCGTCTGTCAGAGGACGGTCTGGGGCGTGTGCACTAGCAAGCGTCAGCCTGCAACCCTGCGAGAGCAGCGCGCGTCCTGCGGCCAATAAAAGGCCCCTCCGGAGGGAAGCGGGTTCCGCCCGCCCGAGCTGCCCGGGGGTTGCGCGCTCCCAGGCCGGGCCGGAGCTTTCCCTTGGGTTCCTTCCCCAGGACGCTGCGCGTTATTGCCGCAGGGACCGTCCCCGCGCCGCTGCAGGCCGGGAGCGAGGCAGGCGGCGCGGAGCCCGTGGGACGCCAGGGGGTGAGCCGGAATCCCGGCTGCTAAGGGCCCCGGAGCCCGAACCATCAGGTGCGTGTGTCGGGGGGTCCGTGCGGGTGTGGGCTGGCTACAAACGGCCCCCTTGCCCGCCTGAGACCGTGTAGGTTCAGGGTCTGACCCTCTGTAGTTTCACCCGCACGCCTGTGGCTACAAATCCCTTTACTATCTCTTCTGGCTGGCACTGTGGTCTTGATCACTCTGCAGTATAATTTTGTGCTATTCCTCTTCCTGTTTTTTGTTTATACATTCTGAAACTTAATCTTGTGCATTCAGATGCCTCATCCCCTACATTTAAAAATAGCTGTTGAGACATAGATATTCTGTCTAGCTTGGCTGAGTTCATAAGCcactaaaatgtatttattttctggCTCACGTACAGTATTTTTCCCATCTGCATTTGGGTTCGTGTCTTAAAAGGACACCATCTTGTTCCCAGCTTTCCAGGGGCTGCCTTTCCTAATTGCACCAGTCAGCAGTCATTGgtcccagaaatgtgcatttaCCCATATAGGGAGGATGATCTTAATTTACTGGCTGCCACTGGAATAGTAGGATGTGCCTGCTCAAAATTGGCACCATGAGACTACAGAGGGAGCAGGATAATAGATTTATTTGCCGTGCATACTCATCCTGCTAAATCAAGGACTTGTTCTGAGTAACTTGGCTCTGCAATCTCCAtgaataataattatttttattctggtagcacccacaatgtgctaggcactgtacacaaaTGCCCTCAGAGGAGGACATAGAGGTTACTCCAAAGAATGTGCAGTCTCTGAAGATAAGAAATTTATAAATGACAGGAGGAATACAAACAAAATGTGTACAGCTTCTATATTTgtcatgtgtgtgtatatctacatGAGCCATGCTTGACAACTCTTCAACCTATTTGTTATTAGTTAGCCAATTTCTCATGAAAATGAGTTTTGCAGATTCTTATGGCTCTTTTGAAGAAAAGTATCAGCTCTTTTATTTTAGCACTCCTTAATGACACAGTGCCTGGAAGTTCTTGCTATGAGTCAGTTTACTTGCTCAGTGGATTTGGTACTTAGTTGGCAGAAAATAAAACTCCATAACAAATTAGGAGTTACTATACTAGATTAGACCAGAGGTCCATTTACTGTAATTTAGTATCATGTCTCTTGACGGGCTGGATACCACATACtgtacttcagaggaaggtgcagtaGACAGTTATTCCCTAAATCTGCCTATAGGGGAAGCTTTTTCTTAATCCCATTAACTGGTGgctggtttatgccctgaaacagGAAGATTTTATATCCCTCATATTCTGTCTTTTTGACCATTCTTAAGCATATAAACTAATCTAAAAAATATTATACTAAACTGTTGGCCTCAGTGGTATCTTGTGATAGTGAATTCTGTAGCAGAAGTATTCggtgtgtatttttaaaagtatttttatagGCTCCTGTGGAAAGAGGTAATGGTAGTTAAGTCCAGAGTAGAGAAAGAGACAATTCTTTGGCCATGTCTTTTGTGAATGTGTACAGAAAATGGCTTGTTGCTCACTAATTGCTGCTACTGCTGAAGAAACCAAGCAAAGCAGAGTACAATAAAATTACATTTAACAAATCCTATTCCCCTAGCCTCCAGATTTGTCTAGGTGACTGTGGGTAACACTTTTTTCTTATAAAGAATGCCCAGACTATATGTACATTTTTGGGTGGAAACCCCCTTACTGGAAAAAAATCCCTACTAAACAGAGTGGGTGAATTGTGAAATGCCTCCATTCCCAGTGGTCATCAATGTTGCCATCTTACAAGTGACTTTTGGGTCATCAGAAAGTTGTGTTTAACAAAAGATTTGTCCCATAAACATGAATTTAATATGTAGTTTATGTGCCACTTAATATTCTTCATTTAGattctcttgaaaatctggctgccCATTTAGTCTTAAATATCTATTTTGGAGCCTAACTTCTTAAAAGAatcttcctttgttctgttcagTCACTTCAGGGCAgtttccccaccctcctccccacagagATTGGGAAATGCCAGAAAACATATTAATCAGACATGTGAAGACATGGGTAGAATCATTACAAATCACAGGAAACTCCTCCTGCATCATGCTGTCCAGAAACTAAATACCAAATATGGGTTTAAAATGTAGTTAAACCCTTCTAATATGAGTTGTAAAGAAGACCTCAGGTGGAAGTCAATaatctctctccccatctctgtgGGTGTGCACTCTGAAAGCAAATCTGATGTTCACTTTAAACATTAACACTGGCAAATATATATTATGTAACATTCTTGATTAGACCAGGCTTCTCTTCCCAACTCTGGACTGATGCACTGTATCCTGTTGGACAAGTTGTTTAACCCTTCTGTGCTGTAGTTTCTCTGTGTAAAATAATGGTGGCATAATTCACAGAATTGTGACTGTTTTGAGATCCTTTCAATTAAACATGGTACAGAAGTGCAAAACAGTATTATTCTGTGGTGCATTTTGCTATTGGGCAACATTTGAATAAGGCACAAGAATTGCCTCTCTAAGAAGAGGCTTTTATTGTAAATAATCTGTTTGAAACAAAATGATCTAGGTCCTTCATAAATTTCTTATGCAGTATAGTAGAAATAATGGCTTCTTACAAAACTCAATCACCACCTCATGATGaagtctagggcagtggttctcaaccagggatccgGGACCCTCTAGAGGGCCTCGAGCAAGCTTCAAGGGGCCCTCCAATaggggccagcattagactcgctgggacCCAGGggagaaagccaaagccccactgcaaggggctgaagcccagggccctgatccccgccacccagagtgggagctgaagcctgaacagtgtagctttgtgggggggccctgtggcatgaggcccaggcaattgccctgcttgttaccccctaacactggccctggcttttacatGCAGAAACCCAGTTATTGTGGTgtaggtgggctgtggagtttttatagcatgttatgCGTGCGGGgggtctcagaaagaaaaaggttgagaacctctggtctagggGATTCGCCCTCTAACAGGCTCTCTTTGTTCCTTGAGCAGACTATTTGCTTTCTGGACTCTGGAAGCTTCAGTGCAGCGGTGGGGCCCAGTGAAAATCAGAAGTACACCTTAAAGCTGTTAAAACATGGCCTCAAAAAGAGCCTTAGTGATTCTGGCTAAAGGAGCAGAGGAGATGGAAACGGTTATCCCCACTGATGTTATGAGAAGGGCTGGAGTGAGTATGAAAACCACTAGAACTTTGTATGACCATTTGTGGAAACCAAAAGTATTCTCACCTTGAATCAATCCTCAGTGATGGAGAGATTGTTTTATTCAATGGCCTCCTGGATGAACATGCACCCGGGCCCTTTTATTTGTGGCGTGAAAGACAAATGCTCACTCATCCACAAGTACTCATTGCTGCAGAATATGAATTCATAGATTCAATAGGccataaaatgtatcttttagaagcagcatccaatcttgatttagaaattgtcagtgatggagattcaagcattggaacaatttaccaagggttgtggtgaattACTCTCATTGGAAGTAAGGCGTAAATTTATATCAATCTGAATCTGGCTAGCTCCACCTTCCAGATATTGGATTGTGTTACATCTTTTTCTGATAGATTGAGGAGTCCATTATCAGATATTTTTCCCCAAGTAGGTACTTACAGATTGCAATCAAGTCacaccttaaccttctctttgttaagatagaTTCAagtagctcaatctatttatcgctatAAAGCatcttttctaatcctttaattgttcTTGTGGGTCtactctgagccctctccaatttatcaacattctcttgaattgtggacactagaactggacacagtattccagcaatagtcacagcagtgccaaatacagatgtaaaataacctctctactcttgctcaagattcccctgtttatgcatccaaagattgCATTAACCCTTTTGagcacagtgttgcactgggtgGGATTATCCACTACAGCCCCAATatctttttcagagtcgctgcttcccaggtTGGAGTCTCCCATTGTGTAAGTATGgccacattctttgttcctagatgtattcatttacatttagccatattaaaatgaatGTGTTCCAAACAATGTAAAGACATTTAAGTTGTGAACCTAGCAGTGACTAGGgcaggtatttaggtgtctatcATCCCCTCAAAATATGTGCAACTCCTGTGTTAGTGGAGAgagttttcttttttgggggggatgacTAGACCCCTTTGTACATATCAAGCTAACGACCTTGATCATCTCACTCGAATCTCTCCTTGAAGCTCTGCTTTCATCTAGCAGTCTGTCACTTACCACCCATAGAGTGCTCCCAATTTATCACCTGTGCATCGGCAATAATCCGATCTTGATCAGGTGCAAGAGTGATAAATAAGATTTAAATTCTCACTTTTCAGTTTTTAATGACCAGAACCCCAAATCTATGCACATGAAACAGCCAAAATAAAATTCTACCTTTCCCCTTCTTTTTCATCCCATTAATTTGTTCACTCCCTTGTCCTGGTGCTCCTTGGGCACAGATCTTTCCTTATTTTATACCTACAGAGTTCTGTGCACGTCTATGGAATTGTGACCAAGTAGCTGAGAGTAAGGAGTCTGGAGCTGAATAAACAGATTTAGAGAGTGTCCTGTGCACCAGGACCAAACAGATAATGGATCATTTAGCAGCCTCCTTAATCTGACATTACTTTAATCTAGAAATTCGTTGAATGCTGGATTATGTGATACATCTGTTAGACCTTCCAGATTCAAATAACTAATCTTACTGCAGGTACTTCTCATTTAATTTTACTTTTGAGGTGGGAAACTTTTGGTTTTAGTCTGATTCTCTACAGCTTCTACTATTTCTTGGTTTAAATAATCTTTTAAACAAAATACACCTGCATACAACTTCAGAATTGTCATCTGCATCCCCTTAAAGCAGTGCATTTTCCTGTTGTAATGGTGTCTGTTTTTCTGTCAGATCAAGGTGACTATTGCAGGTTTAACAGGAAAAGATCCAGTGCAGTGTAGCCGAGATGTCTTCATTTGTCCTGATGCCAGTCTAGAAGATGCCAGAAAAGAGGTTTGTCATGCTGACTTAGCATAATGCTTAACAGGACCTTCTTCACAGGTTCACAGTGGAGTTGGAAGGTTATTAGTAACGCCCAGTTTGACTGATTGCAGCAGCATTGCACGAACCCAGGGACACATAATTTAATTCTCTCCCTTCTAGTGTTGTCCTCCAACACAGTATCTTAGTTTTGCACAATTTTTAACATTCTGTCCAGGTATTTGACTTGGTAAAATGTTTAACTCCAAAATTACTGTACATGTTACCCAGACTCTCTGACAAAATAGCATAATTTGGAACAACAGAAAGTTTCTGTTCAGGAAGGAAGTGCTGCTTAGGGAGCTTTGCAGCATAGCACCTATCATCACATTGCAGAACTGTCAGTCACACTCTGGAGCACTTAAACTCCCCCATCCACAAATACTTATTTGTGTAGGCAAAGTTTGCTTCAAAACAAGTTTCTCCAGCAGTTCTTGGCCTGGTGTATGGAAAACGAAACAGTGGTTTTTCTAGTAGCTCCATTAGGTGAAATATTTTGGTCGCTCATCAGACTTCCTTTTGCGTAAAGAGCCTTTCAGAAGCAGAAAAGTTAGAATTCCTCTGCTTCTCAttttagtacattttaacagtcaTAAAGACAAACTCCTGTGTGAACTTGCATGCTCTTCTCCTGTAGAATTCTGCTAAGTAAGCATTTCTTTCTTTATTTAGGGGCCTTATGATGTGGTGGTCCTGCCAGGTGGTAACCTAGGAGCTCAAAATTTGTCAGAGGTAAAATCATAAAACCTGAAGATAATTCAAAGGCCTGCCCATATATCTATAAGTGTTGCTTATATTCTCCTGCTACTGCAGCAAATTCAGTCCaacatttcaaacaaacaaacaaacaaaaacacggtaagcagtgcagctgcagtctTAACCGGAGTTATCCTGTGTAAAAATGGGGAAGTACTCTGTTGTATACATTTGTAGTATGGAGATGCAACATGTTGTAAATGATTATTGAACAGGATATAAAGTATTTTGATGCCATAAGAAattaggaattgccatactggatccaATTTAAGGTTCATCTAGTCAGGTATCCTGTCTAGCAGTGGCCATTAGCATCTCCTTTAGTGGAAGGTATAAAAACTAGgtctgtcgattaatcacagttaacgtGCGtgatttaactttaaaaaaataaattaataaattgcgattaatcatagttttaattgcactgttaaataatagaataccaattgaaatatgttggatgtttttctacatttccaaatatattgatttcaattacaacacagaatacaaagtatacagtgctcactttctattattatttttattacaaatacttgcatctgactcagatgatggaaGTGAACATGTGTCAATCTGCACTGCTTTgaatcgttatcgagcagaacccatcatcagcatggacacgtcctctggaatggtggttgaagcatgaagggacatatgaatctttagtgcatctggcatgtaactatcttgcaacactggctacaacagtgccatgtgaatgcctgttctcactttcaggtgacattgtaaactagaagcgggcagcattattgtttgtctgagcgattggctgaacaagaagtagaactgagtgcacttgtaggctctaaagttctacattgttttatttttgaatgcagttattttttatacataattctacatttgtacattcaacttttcatgataaagagattgcactacagtacttgtatgaggtgaattgaaaaatactattttttttgttttttttacagcacaaatatctgtaataaaaataaatataaagtgagccctgtactctgtgttctgtgttgtaattgaaatcaatatatttgaaaatgtagaaaacaccccaaaatatttaaatggtattctattattgtttaacagtacaattaatagcaattaattttttaaatcacttgacagccctaataaaaaacACTCATTAAGTAGATGTGGAATAATTTAACCTAGCAAATTGATCTCGTTGTCTCTCATAGTATTGTTAACaattggcttaagccctgaagcatgaagtttaATATAACTTCCAAAATGTTACTTATGTTGATAACTCTGATATTCTTAATATCCAGTCTCATTTTGAATCATTTTGAGTTCTTGGCTTCAGCTACTTCCTGTGGCAAAAGTTCAATCACATGTTGTGgggaaaaaagtatttccttctaTTGGTTTTGAATTTTTCACCTTTTGATTGACTGTTCCTTGTCTCATGACACTAAAACAAAAATTCctgatctactttctctacataATTAActattttctgtatttattaCAGACAGtgcagcatgatttgtgggtgggtttttttgtttttaaataattactTAATGTTACATTATGTCTTTGTGCAGTCTCCTGCAGTGAAAGACATTTTAGTGGACCAGGAGAACAGAAAAGGCCTAATTGCTGCTATTTGTGCAGGTACAGTAATGAAATATCTTGTATTGTCACCTACGTGGCTGCTTTCAAGGACTGTCTGGGCAGCTGCGTCCTTTAGCAA
Above is a genomic segment from Mauremys reevesii isolate NIE-2019 linkage group 21, ASM1616193v1, whole genome shotgun sequence containing:
- the PARK7 gene encoding Parkinson disease protein 7, producing the protein MASKRALVILAKGAEEMETVIPTDVMRRAGIKVTIAGLTGKDPVQCSRDVFICPDASLEDARKEGPYDVVVLPGGNLGAQNLSESPAVKDILVDQENRKGLIAAICAGPTALMAHGIGFGRKVTTHPLAKDKMMKGEHYKYSESRVEKDGNFLTSRGPGTSFEFGLAIVEILMGKEVADQVKAPLILKD